One Microbacterium marinum genomic window carries:
- a CDS encoding FKBP-type peptidyl-prolyl cis-trans isomerase: MTADRTKPEIDAPLDPAPTDLVVRDLIEGDGAEAKAGDTVTVHYVGVEYVSGEEFDSSWNRGESIQFPLRGLIQGWQDGIPGMKVGGRRELVIPPHLAYGPAGGHFLGGKTLIFIIDLLKVG, translated from the coding sequence ATGACTGCAGACCGCACCAAGCCCGAGATCGACGCTCCACTCGATCCCGCCCCCACCGACCTCGTCGTCCGCGACCTCATCGAGGGTGACGGCGCCGAGGCGAAGGCCGGCGACACCGTCACCGTCCACTACGTCGGTGTGGAGTACGTCTCCGGTGAGGAGTTCGACTCCTCGTGGAACCGCGGGGAGAGCATCCAGTTCCCGCTGCGCGGACTCATCCAGGGTTGGCAGGACGGCATCCCCGGCATGAAGGTCGGCGGGCGTCGTGAACTCGTGATCCCGCCGCACCTGGCGTACGGCCCCGCGGGTGGACACTTCCTCGGTGGCAAGACGCTCATCTTCATCATCGACCTGCTGAAGGTCGGCTGA
- a CDS encoding YceI family protein translates to MTDATTLDIPGYKAGTWVLDASHSEVGFSVRHMMISKVRGHFAIKEATLTAPENPLEATLEAKVDAASIDTKDEGRDGHLRSADFFDVENYPTITFASTGVRYEGGDFLVDGQLTIKDVTKPVTFDVDFGGFGTDPWGNYKAGATAKTVINREDFGLTWNAALETGGVLVGKDITIELDLQGSVQA, encoded by the coding sequence ATGACCGACGCCACCACGCTCGACATCCCCGGCTACAAGGCGGGCACCTGGGTGCTCGACGCCTCCCACAGTGAGGTGGGCTTCAGTGTCCGCCACATGATGATCTCGAAGGTCCGCGGGCACTTCGCCATCAAGGAAGCCACCCTCACGGCGCCCGAGAACCCGCTCGAGGCGACCCTCGAGGCCAAGGTCGACGCAGCCTCGATCGACACGAAGGACGAGGGCCGCGACGGTCACCTCCGCAGCGCGGACTTCTTCGACGTCGAGAACTACCCGACGATCACCTTCGCGTCGACGGGTGTGCGCTACGAGGGTGGCGACTTCCTCGTCGACGGACAGCTCACCATCAAGGACGTCACCAAGCCCGTCACCTTCGACGTCGACTTCGGTGGCTTCGGAACCGACCCGTGGGGCAACTACAAGGCCGGCGCCACCGCGAAGACCGTCATCAACCGCGAAGACTTCGGCCTCACCTGGAACGCCGCGCTCGAGACCGGCGGTGTGCTGGTGGGGAAGGACATCACCATCGAGCTCGACCTCCAGGGATCCGTCCAGGCCTGA
- a CDS encoding PrsW family intramembrane metalloprotease, whose amino-acid sequence MTFPSPLAQPPQSSPTTPPPAPAHRALPVPSTSRGRVVLWVLAAVLAVVCAGLVAYMLTFLGAEAAIVAGLLALVPLTIVLFAIRLIDRWEPEPRGLVAFAVAWGAIAAVAIALAVDLLVVLVLGPVAVPDVISSVVQAPIVEEVAKGLGVLILFVAARRSFDGPVDGVVYGALVGAGFAFTENILYFADSLLTGGAADAATTFFLRGILSPFAHVMFTALIGYGVGLAARAGLSRGAALGPWLAGVVAGTVLHAFWNGSAMLADFFALYVTLQVPLFALFILAIVLLRREEARLTRERLGEYAAVGWFSPAEVEMLATPAGRSRAIAWARTLPGDRAGLMRAFIREATSLAAARQRVVTGRDARAADDERVYLERATRIRERLLAR is encoded by the coding sequence ATGACGTTCCCGTCGCCGCTGGCGCAGCCTCCGCAGTCCTCGCCGACGACACCGCCGCCGGCTCCTGCGCACCGGGCGCTTCCCGTGCCTTCGACCTCGCGCGGGCGTGTCGTGCTGTGGGTGCTGGCGGCAGTGCTCGCCGTCGTGTGCGCCGGGCTGGTCGCCTACATGCTCACCTTCCTGGGTGCGGAGGCGGCGATCGTGGCGGGGCTGCTCGCGCTCGTGCCGTTGACCATCGTGCTGTTCGCGATCCGCCTCATCGACCGGTGGGAGCCCGAGCCCCGCGGCCTCGTGGCGTTCGCGGTCGCGTGGGGTGCCATCGCCGCCGTGGCGATCGCGCTCGCCGTCGACCTGCTCGTCGTCCTCGTCCTGGGTCCGGTTGCGGTCCCCGATGTCATCTCCTCCGTCGTGCAGGCGCCGATCGTCGAAGAGGTCGCCAAGGGTCTCGGGGTCCTCATCCTCTTCGTCGCCGCGCGTCGCTCGTTCGACGGCCCGGTCGACGGCGTCGTCTACGGCGCGCTCGTCGGCGCCGGGTTCGCTTTCACCGAGAACATCCTCTACTTCGCGGACAGCCTGCTCACCGGCGGAGCGGCCGACGCCGCGACCACGTTCTTCCTGCGCGGCATCCTCTCGCCGTTCGCGCACGTGATGTTCACGGCCCTGATCGGATACGGCGTCGGACTCGCGGCGCGGGCCGGGCTCTCCCGCGGGGCGGCCCTCGGCCCCTGGCTGGCAGGCGTCGTGGCAGGGACCGTGCTCCACGCGTTCTGGAACGGGTCGGCGATGCTCGCGGACTTCTTCGCGCTGTACGTCACGCTCCAAGTGCCGCTGTTCGCGCTGTTCATCCTCGCGATCGTGCTGCTGCGCCGGGAGGAGGCGCGGCTGACGCGCGAGAGGCTGGGCGAGTACGCGGCGGTCGGATGGTTCTCGCCGGCCGAGGTGGAGATGCTCGCGACACCTGCGGGACGCAGCAGGGCGATCGCCTGGGCGCGCACGCTCCCCGGCGATCGTGCTGGGCTCATGCGGGCTTTCATCCGCGAGGCGACGTCCCTCGCGGCGGCCAGGCAGCGGGTCGTCACGGGGCGAGACGCACGGGCCGCCGACGACGAACGCGTCTATCTCGAACGCGCGACCCGCATCCGTGAGCGACTGCTCGCCCGCTGA
- a CDS encoding fumarylacetoacetate hydrolase family protein, with product MRFAHIVLDGADEPQLVLIDEDRAAVVSTLFAGAPSTLQALIEGGDDLLDRVREHSPRATWHPFAGAEFASAISGNPVTIAIGLNYAAHSSELGLKADAAPTVFTLWPGSLSGHRHTTTWPRSLSQSVDYEAELGVIVGLAARDVPLEDALDHVWGYTVVNDITARDIQFSEAQWSRCKSFDGFTPTGPFVVTADEIPDPQDLHIWAIVDGQTVQDASTGQMIHPVAKLVSYLSRSATLLPGTLISTGSPGGAGYSRDPQIFLRDRSTVTVGIDGIGELTTFCRITD from the coding sequence ATGCGCTTCGCCCACATTGTTCTCGACGGTGCCGACGAACCGCAGCTGGTGCTCATCGACGAGGATCGCGCCGCCGTCGTGTCGACGCTCTTCGCGGGCGCCCCCTCGACACTGCAGGCGCTCATCGAAGGCGGTGACGATCTGCTCGACCGCGTGCGGGAGCACTCGCCTCGCGCCACGTGGCATCCGTTCGCCGGTGCCGAGTTCGCCTCGGCGATCTCGGGGAACCCGGTGACGATCGCGATCGGCCTCAACTACGCCGCCCACTCGAGCGAGCTGGGTCTGAAGGCGGATGCCGCGCCGACGGTGTTCACGCTGTGGCCCGGCTCCCTCAGCGGTCACCGTCACACGACGACGTGGCCGAGGTCGCTCAGCCAGTCCGTCGACTACGAGGCCGAGCTCGGCGTCATCGTCGGACTGGCGGCCCGCGACGTGCCGCTCGAGGACGCCCTGGATCACGTCTGGGGGTACACCGTCGTCAACGACATCACGGCCCGCGACATCCAGTTCTCGGAGGCGCAGTGGTCCCGGTGCAAGTCGTTCGACGGTTTCACGCCGACGGGGCCGTTCGTCGTCACCGCCGATGAGATTCCCGATCCGCAGGACCTCCACATCTGGGCCATCGTCGACGGTCAGACCGTCCAGGATGCGTCGACCGGCCAGATGATCCATCCGGTCGCCAAGCTCGTGTCCTACCTCTCCCGGTCGGCGACCCTGCTCCCCGGGACGCTGATCTCCACCGGCAGCCCCGGCGGCGCCGGGTACTCGCGGGATCCGCAGATCTTCTTGCGCGACCGGTCGACGGTCACGGTCGGCATTGACGGCATCGGCGAGCTCACGACGTTCTGTCGCATCACCGATTGA
- a CDS encoding DUF4190 domain-containing protein, whose amino-acid sequence MTDPQQPNPQHTPPAAPAYESAAYPNAPQYSGGQPAADAPAPGKTLGIVALILAIVPGTQLIGLILGIVALVQSRKAGRKNGFALAAIIVSVVLILITILIIVLAVAAFQAAGGGDLITQVNACLDDPSGTVTVQGITMSCQELLEQSGY is encoded by the coding sequence ATGACCGATCCCCAGCAGCCGAACCCGCAGCACACTCCGCCGGCAGCTCCCGCCTACGAGTCTGCCGCCTACCCCAACGCCCCGCAGTACTCCGGCGGACAGCCGGCAGCGGACGCGCCGGCCCCCGGCAAGACGCTCGGCATCGTCGCACTGATCCTCGCGATCGTGCCCGGCACCCAGCTGATCGGCCTCATCCTCGGCATCGTCGCCCTCGTCCAGAGCCGCAAGGCCGGGCGCAAGAACGGTTTCGCGCTCGCCGCGATCATCGTCAGCGTCGTGCTGATCCTCATCACGATCCTCATCATCGTGCTCGCTGTCGCAGCGTTCCAGGCAGCCGGTGGCGGCGACCTCATCACGCAGGTGAACGCCTGCCTCGACGACCCGTCGGGAACCGTGACCGTGCAGGGCATCACGATGTCGTGTCAGGAACTGCTGGAGCAGTCGGGCTACTGA
- a CDS encoding aspartate ammonia-lyase has product MALDATTRTETDSLGSLEIPADAYWGIHTARALENFPISMRPISVYRDLVVALAMVKQASARANKEIGVLEGSRADLIDQAAQRVIDGEFHDQFVVGVIQGGAGTSTNMNANEVITNIALEMAGRDKGDYAYLSPIDHTNRSQSTNDVYPTAIKVGLGLDLQSLLEELDLLRRAFLAKAGEFHDILKVGRTQLQDAVPMTLGQEFHGFATTLGEDYHRLKENAYLLYEINMGATAIGTGITTHPDYAPAVLRHLREISGLDLELAEDLVESTSDTGAFMSFSSSLKRNAIKLSKISNDLRLLSSGPQAGFGEINLPPRQAGSSIMPGKVNPVIPEVVNQVAFAVAGADLTVTMAVEGGQLQLNAFEPVIAHSIFQSITWMRRGMRTLRVNCVDGITANRERLGTMVGSSVGVITALTPFIGYAAAAALAKTALLTGRNVGDLVVEAGLMSRDDVDKQLSPARLSGLEASTRAIPVITATGDVDGN; this is encoded by the coding sequence ATGGCACTGGACGCAACGACGCGCACCGAAACCGACTCCCTGGGGAGTCTCGAGATCCCCGCCGACGCCTATTGGGGCATCCACACTGCGCGGGCACTGGAGAACTTCCCCATCTCGATGCGACCGATCTCGGTCTACCGAGACCTCGTCGTCGCCCTGGCGATGGTCAAGCAGGCCTCGGCTCGGGCGAACAAGGAGATCGGGGTCCTCGAAGGCTCGCGAGCCGACCTCATCGATCAGGCCGCCCAGCGCGTCATCGACGGCGAGTTCCACGATCAGTTCGTGGTCGGCGTCATCCAGGGCGGCGCGGGCACCTCGACGAACATGAACGCGAACGAGGTCATCACCAATATCGCGCTCGAGATGGCCGGCCGTGACAAGGGCGACTACGCCTACCTCTCGCCGATCGACCACACCAACCGCAGCCAGTCGACCAATGACGTCTATCCGACCGCCATCAAGGTCGGCCTCGGCCTCGACCTGCAGTCGCTCCTCGAGGAGCTCGACCTGCTGCGCCGGGCCTTCCTCGCCAAAGCCGGCGAGTTCCACGACATCCTGAAGGTGGGCCGGACCCAGCTCCAGGATGCCGTTCCGATGACCCTCGGGCAGGAGTTCCACGGGTTCGCGACCACCCTGGGCGAGGACTACCACCGTCTGAAGGAGAACGCCTACCTCCTTTACGAGATCAACATGGGAGCGACGGCGATCGGCACCGGGATCACGACGCACCCGGATTATGCGCCCGCCGTCCTCCGCCACCTGCGGGAGATCAGCGGGCTCGATCTCGAGCTGGCCGAGGACCTCGTGGAATCCACGAGCGACACCGGCGCCTTCATGTCGTTCTCCTCCTCCCTCAAGCGCAACGCCATCAAACTGTCGAAGATCAGCAACGATCTGCGCTTGCTCTCGAGCGGCCCGCAGGCGGGATTCGGCGAGATCAACCTCCCCCCGCGTCAGGCGGGGTCGAGCATCATGCCCGGCAAGGTGAACCCGGTGATCCCCGAGGTGGTCAATCAGGTCGCCTTCGCCGTCGCCGGCGCCGACCTCACCGTGACCATGGCCGTCGAAGGAGGCCAGCTGCAGCTGAACGCCTTCGAACCCGTGATCGCGCACTCGATCTTCCAATCGATCACCTGGATGCGGCGTGGCATGCGGACGCTCCGGGTGAACTGCGTCGACGGCATCACCGCGAACCGCGAGCGGCTGGGCACGATGGTCGGCTCCTCGGTCGGGGTGATCACGGCGCTCACGCCGTTCATCGGGTACGCCGCGGCCGCCGCTCTCGCCAAGACGGCGCTGTTGACCGGACGGAACGTGGGCGACCTCGTGGTGGAGGCCGGGCTGATGTCGCGCGACGACGTCGACAAACAGCTCTCGCCGGCGAGACTGTCGGGCCTGGAGGCCTCTACGCGCGCGATCCCCGTTATCACAGCAACAGGAGATGTCGACGGAAACTGA
- a CDS encoding phosphodiesterase, with protein MQPVTFGQHAPALRTIVHLSDTHLLAGDVPLGGRYDSTAGAAAALAAVERTGIRPDAIVITGDLTDLGEPAAYRRLRELVEPVAARLGAPVVWVAGNHDERPAMREGLFDIVGTEEPITGVWDLGGLRLVALDSTVPGWHHGELGPDQLDWLRGILAQPAPLGTILALHHPPLPTHIPFFDILELQRQHELADVIADTDVRGILAGHLHYSTSGTFAGVPVNVASATCYTMNLQRPATAVNGMDAGQSFHLVHVYPDTITHAVVPVVEAETAEHFTPEWTARMAELTAQERLEAFSRKPSR; from the coding sequence ATGCAGCCCGTCACCTTCGGCCAGCACGCGCCCGCACTCCGGACGATTGTCCACCTGAGCGACACCCATCTCCTCGCCGGTGACGTCCCCCTCGGCGGCCGGTACGACTCCACCGCCGGGGCGGCGGCCGCGCTCGCCGCGGTCGAGCGCACCGGCATCCGCCCCGACGCGATCGTCATCACCGGCGACCTCACCGACCTCGGCGAGCCGGCCGCGTACCGGCGCCTGCGCGAACTCGTCGAGCCGGTCGCCGCCCGCCTCGGCGCGCCCGTGGTGTGGGTCGCCGGCAATCACGACGAGCGGCCGGCGATGCGGGAGGGGCTCTTCGACATCGTCGGCACCGAGGAGCCGATCACCGGCGTGTGGGACCTGGGCGGGCTGCGCCTGGTCGCCCTCGACTCCACCGTCCCCGGCTGGCACCACGGCGAGCTCGGCCCCGACCAGCTGGACTGGCTGCGCGGCATCCTCGCCCAGCCTGCCCCGCTCGGGACGATCCTGGCGCTTCACCACCCGCCGCTGCCCACGCACATCCCGTTCTTCGACATCCTGGAATTGCAGCGCCAGCATGAGCTCGCCGACGTCATCGCGGACACCGATGTGCGCGGCATCCTCGCTGGTCATCTCCACTACTCCACGAGCGGCACGTTCGCCGGTGTCCCCGTGAACGTCGCGTCGGCCACCTGCTACACGATGAACCTGCAACGACCCGCGACGGCGGTGAACGGGATGGATGCCGGGCAGTCGTTCCACCTCGTCCACGTGTACCCCGACACGATCACGCACGCGGTGGTCCCGGTCGTCGAGGCCGAGACCGCCGAGCACTTCACGCCGGAATGGACGGCTCGGATGGCGGAGCTGACGGCGCAGGAGCGCCTCGAGGCGTTCTCGCGCAAACCTTCGCGCTGA
- a CDS encoding peptidase, producing the protein MNVAIDWFAFLQVFIAAMLAASLVVTFYAIGVRLLVRAGKAPVVAPAEFTDALTVITDKDRKRAAKAAAKAARKSPLTAAQKRVAFVAACASFTVCGLAVLGGLLLIVFNH; encoded by the coding sequence ATGAACGTCGCGATCGATTGGTTCGCCTTCCTGCAGGTGTTCATCGCCGCAATGCTGGCCGCCTCGCTGGTGGTCACCTTCTACGCGATCGGCGTCCGGCTGCTCGTGCGCGCCGGCAAGGCGCCCGTCGTCGCGCCGGCTGAGTTCACCGATGCCCTGACGGTCATCACCGATAAGGACCGCAAGCGGGCGGCGAAAGCCGCCGCGAAGGCCGCGCGGAAGAGTCCGCTCACCGCGGCGCAGAAGCGTGTCGCCTTCGTCGCCGCGTGCGCCTCGTTCACCGTCTGCGGGCTCGCGGTCCTCGGCGGTCTCCTGCTCATCGTCTTCAACCACTGA
- a CDS encoding inorganic phosphate transporter, which translates to METAALIVVLVIALALFFDFTNGFHDTANAMATPIATGALRPKVAVLLAAVLNLVGAFLSTEVAKTISGGIVREDQISVEIFPAIIFAGLIGAITWNMLTWLLGLPSSSSHALFGGLIGATLVGASVSAIDFGVVLSKVVLPALIAPLTAGIIAFTVTKVAYAVTRRYDSKPDGRDGFRWGQIFTSSLVALAHGTNDAQKTMGVITLAMITVGWQSAAHHEPELWVIIACGVTIALGTYMGGWRIIRTLGKGLTDVKPAQGFSAEASTASTILASSALGFALSTTQVASGSVIGSGLGRRGSKVRWGTVGRIMIGWVLTLPAAGTVGALAALIVVWLGQLVGVLVGAVIAVAIILGIFLRSRRNEVTHSNAMSEVAHSGRAVKVKRNPPPTRRQLRAERAEARSASTARRDESSEEGR; encoded by the coding sequence GTGGAAACCGCAGCCCTCATCGTCGTCCTGGTCATCGCCCTGGCGCTCTTCTTCGACTTCACCAACGGCTTCCATGACACGGCCAACGCCATGGCGACTCCCATCGCCACCGGCGCGTTGCGGCCCAAGGTCGCCGTGCTCCTGGCAGCCGTGCTCAACCTGGTGGGCGCGTTCTTGTCCACCGAGGTCGCCAAGACCATCTCGGGCGGAATCGTCCGGGAAGACCAGATATCGGTCGAGATCTTTCCGGCCATCATCTTCGCCGGCCTGATCGGCGCGATCACCTGGAACATGCTGACCTGGCTCCTGGGTCTTCCCTCCAGCTCGTCGCACGCGCTGTTCGGCGGCCTGATCGGTGCCACCCTGGTCGGTGCCAGCGTCTCCGCCATCGACTTCGGCGTCGTCCTCTCCAAGGTCGTGCTGCCCGCGCTCATCGCCCCGCTGACGGCGGGCATCATCGCCTTCACCGTGACGAAGGTCGCCTACGCCGTCACCCGGCGATACGACTCGAAGCCTGACGGGCGAGACGGATTCCGGTGGGGGCAGATCTTCACCTCGTCGCTCGTCGCGCTCGCCCACGGCACCAACGACGCCCAGAAGACGATGGGTGTCATCACCCTCGCGATGATCACCGTCGGATGGCAGTCCGCCGCGCACCACGAGCCGGAGCTGTGGGTGATCATCGCCTGCGGTGTGACGATCGCCCTCGGCACCTACATGGGAGGGTGGCGCATCATCCGCACCCTCGGCAAGGGACTCACCGACGTCAAGCCGGCCCAGGGCTTCTCGGCGGAGGCGTCGACGGCGTCGACGATCCTCGCCTCGAGCGCCCTCGGTTTCGCCCTGTCGACCACCCAGGTCGCATCCGGATCCGTCATCGGGTCCGGGCTCGGCCGCCGCGGTTCGAAGGTGCGTTGGGGGACGGTCGGTCGCATCATGATCGGCTGGGTCCTCACGCTCCCGGCGGCCGGCACGGTCGGAGCCCTCGCGGCACTCATCGTCGTCTGGCTGGGGCAGCTCGTGGGCGTGCTGGTCGGTGCGGTGATCGCCGTCGCGATCATCCTCGGCATCTTCCTCCGCTCGCGCCGCAACGAGGTCACGCACTCGAACGCGATGAGCGAGGTGGCGCACTCGGGGCGAGCGGTCAAGGTCAAGCGCAATCCGCCGCCCACCCGTCGGCAGCTCCGCGCGGAGCGCGCCGAAGCGCGGTCCGCGTCGACCGCGCGTCGTGACGAGAGCTCGGAGGAGGGACGATGA
- a CDS encoding S9 family peptidase: MQPPVADARPIIRTHHGDAVEDRYEWLRAKEDADVLAHLTAENSFTEARTAHLEPLRERIFEEIKGRTLETDLSVPSRRGDWWYYARTVEGRQYGIHCRAPIADPSDWTPPLLSPDSDVPGEQVLLDGNVEADGHEFFSLGSLDISNDGTRMLYGVDTAGDERYTLRIRDLVAGADFGDVIEGTFSGAVFSPDGRHVVYTTVDDAWRPDTVWLHEVGTDAASDRKLFTEPDERYWVGAGFTRSDKYLVIGVGSSITSEEFLVDADDLTAEPRAVWPRREGVEYSLTHAVVGGEDVLYILHNDGALDFELVRVAASDPMGERHVVVPHEPGRRLLDVSAYRDWAITEYRRDGLARVGILDYATDAVREIGFDEELYAVGASGSAEWAPPVIRLGFASFVTPSTVFDYDVERAQLLLRKQQPVLGGYDATEYGQERVWATAADGTRIPVSLVWKRSHGHPGDAPRPLHLYGYGSYEHSIEPGFSVARLSLLDRGVIFAIAHVRGGGEMGRQWYEDGKLLAKRNTFTDFVDVARHLVDQGYTQPDRLVAEGGSAGGLLMGAVANLAPELFAGIVAGVPFVDALTTILDPSLPLTVIEWDEWGDPLHNPDVYAYMKSYSPYENVREGVTYPRILAVTSLNDTRVFYVEPAKWVARLREVGADALLKCEMVAGHGGVSGRYNSWRERAFELAWILDVVGAAELTS; this comes from the coding sequence CTGCAGCCCCCCGTCGCCGACGCCCGTCCGATCATCCGCACCCACCACGGCGACGCGGTCGAGGACCGCTACGAGTGGCTCCGCGCGAAGGAGGATGCCGACGTGCTGGCGCACCTGACCGCGGAGAACTCGTTCACCGAGGCGCGCACGGCCCATCTCGAGCCGCTCCGCGAGCGGATCTTCGAGGAGATCAAGGGCCGCACGCTCGAGACGGACCTCTCGGTCCCCTCGCGACGCGGCGACTGGTGGTACTACGCCCGCACCGTGGAGGGCCGCCAGTATGGCATCCACTGCCGCGCACCGATCGCCGATCCCTCCGACTGGACGCCGCCCCTGCTCTCCCCGGATTCCGACGTCCCCGGCGAGCAGGTGCTCCTGGACGGGAACGTCGAGGCCGACGGTCACGAGTTCTTCTCACTCGGGAGCCTCGACATCTCGAACGACGGGACCCGGATGCTCTACGGCGTCGACACCGCTGGCGACGAGAGGTACACGCTGCGCATCCGCGACCTGGTGGCCGGCGCCGACTTCGGCGACGTCATCGAAGGCACCTTCTCGGGCGCGGTCTTCTCCCCCGACGGCCGTCACGTCGTCTACACCACGGTCGACGACGCCTGGCGGCCCGACACGGTGTGGCTGCACGAGGTGGGCACGGATGCCGCGTCGGACCGGAAGCTCTTCACCGAACCCGACGAGCGGTACTGGGTCGGCGCCGGATTCACGCGCAGCGACAAGTACCTCGTCATCGGCGTGGGCTCATCGATCACCTCGGAGGAGTTCCTGGTCGACGCGGACGACCTGACGGCCGAGCCGCGCGCGGTGTGGCCGCGCCGCGAGGGAGTCGAGTACTCGCTCACCCACGCCGTCGTGGGAGGCGAGGACGTGCTGTACATCCTCCACAACGACGGTGCACTCGATTTCGAGCTGGTGCGCGTCGCGGCATCCGATCCGATGGGCGAGCGGCACGTCGTCGTACCGCACGAGCCGGGTCGGCGTCTGCTGGACGTCTCGGCCTACCGCGACTGGGCGATCACCGAGTACCGCCGCGACGGCCTCGCTCGCGTCGGCATCCTCGACTACGCCACGGACGCGGTCCGCGAGATCGGCTTCGACGAGGAGCTGTACGCCGTCGGCGCCTCCGGCTCGGCGGAGTGGGCGCCGCCGGTGATCCGCCTGGGCTTCGCGTCGTTCGTCACTCCCAGCACCGTCTTCGACTACGACGTGGAGCGCGCACAGCTCCTCCTCCGCAAGCAGCAGCCGGTCCTCGGCGGGTACGACGCGACGGAGTACGGGCAGGAGCGCGTCTGGGCCACCGCCGCAGACGGCACCCGCATCCCGGTGTCCCTGGTGTGGAAGCGGAGCCACGGCCACCCGGGCGACGCTCCGCGCCCGCTGCACCTGTACGGGTACGGATCGTACGAGCACTCGATCGAGCCCGGGTTCTCCGTGGCACGACTGTCGCTGCTGGACCGCGGCGTCATCTTCGCGATCGCGCATGTGCGCGGCGGCGGCGAGATGGGGCGTCAGTGGTACGAGGACGGCAAGCTGCTCGCCAAGCGCAACACCTTCACCGATTTCGTCGACGTCGCTCGGCACCTCGTCGATCAGGGCTACACGCAGCCCGACCGCCTCGTCGCCGAGGGCGGCTCGGCCGGCGGTCTGCTCATGGGTGCCGTCGCGAACCTCGCCCCGGAGCTGTTCGCCGGAATCGTCGCGGGCGTGCCGTTCGTCGACGCCCTGACGACGATCCTCGACCCCTCCCTCCCCCTCACGGTCATCGAGTGGGACGAGTGGGGCGACCCGCTCCACAACCCCGACGTGTACGCCTACATGAAGTCGTACTCGCCGTACGAGAACGTCCGAGAGGGTGTCACGTACCCGCGGATCCTCGCGGTCACCTCCCTCAACGACACCCGCGTCTTCTACGTCGAGCCGGCGAAGTGGGTGGCGAGGCTTCGCGAGGTCGGAGCGGACGCCCTGTTGAAGTGCGAGATGGTCGCCGGCCACGGCGGCGTGAGCGGCCGGTACAACTCGTGGCGGGAACGCGCGTTCGAGCTGGCGTGGATCCTCGACGTCGTCGGGGCGGCCGAGCTCACTTCCTGA
- a CDS encoding TerC/Alx family metal homeostasis membrane protein, with product MNVTPLVWTITIAVTIAFFVYEFFAHVRKPHEPTIGESARWSAFYIGLALLFGVGIGVVADWRYGGEYFAGYLTEKALSIDNLFVFLIVMAGFAVPKIYQQKVLMIGIVIALILRGGFIAVGAALIENFSWIFYIFGALLLFLAYRQAFSSHESDPSKGRFMTFVRRHLAVTDEYHEDKLTVRKNGKRFVTPMLLTIVAIGFVDLIFAVDSIPAIYGLTEEAYIVFTANAFALMGLRQLFFLIGGLLERLVYLAQGLAVILAFIGVKLVLHAMHVNELPFINGGEPMLWAPEIPIWFSLLFIAATIAVATVASLIKTRRDPGKADRDEVRGEQVTAAKDADTERSGESRR from the coding sequence GTGAACGTCACCCCCCTCGTGTGGACCATCACGATCGCCGTCACGATCGCCTTCTTCGTCTACGAGTTCTTCGCCCACGTCCGCAAGCCGCATGAGCCGACGATCGGCGAGTCCGCCCGTTGGTCGGCCTTTTACATCGGTCTCGCGCTGCTGTTCGGCGTCGGCATCGGTGTCGTGGCCGACTGGCGTTACGGCGGGGAGTATTTCGCGGGGTATCTGACCGAGAAGGCACTGTCGATCGACAACCTCTTCGTGTTCCTCATCGTGATGGCGGGCTTCGCGGTGCCGAAGATCTACCAGCAGAAGGTGCTGATGATCGGGATCGTGATCGCGCTGATCCTGCGCGGCGGGTTCATCGCGGTCGGTGCGGCACTGATCGAGAACTTCTCGTGGATCTTCTACATCTTCGGTGCGCTCCTGCTGTTCCTCGCGTACCGCCAGGCCTTCAGCAGTCACGAGAGCGACCCCTCCAAGGGACGGTTTATGACATTCGTGCGCCGCCACCTCGCGGTCACGGACGAGTACCACGAAGACAAGCTCACCGTCCGCAAGAACGGCAAGCGGTTCGTCACCCCGATGCTCCTGACGATCGTCGCGATCGGCTTCGTCGACCTCATCTTCGCGGTCGACTCCATCCCCGCCATCTACGGCCTGACGGAGGAGGCGTACATCGTCTTCACCGCCAACGCCTTCGCGCTCATGGGTCTGCGCCAGCTGTTCTTCCTCATCGGCGGCCTCCTCGAGCGTCTCGTGTACCTCGCGCAGGGGCTCGCCGTGATCCTCGCCTTCATCGGCGTCAAGCTCGTGCTTCACGCGATGCACGTCAACGAACTGCCGTTCATCAACGGCGGCGAGCCGATGCTGTGGGCACCCGAGATCCCGATCTGGTTCTCGCTCCTGTTCATCGCTGCGACCATCGCCGTCGCCACCGTCGCGAGCCTCATCAAGACGCGTCGCGACCCGGGCAAGGCGGACCGCGACGAGGTGCGCGGCGAGCAGGTGACAGCGGCGAAGGATGCCGACACCGAGCGCTCCGGCGAGTCTCGCCGCTGA